Proteins found in one Alicyclobacillus cycloheptanicus genomic segment:
- a CDS encoding flagellar biosynthesis anti-sigma factor FlgM: MIPPINPLNPNRISAPNPSGAPSDRQRVSQDPASRSQQIDQIRTQIKNGQFSVDFGSLAKAIIGSGALKE, from the coding sequence GTGATTCCGCCTATTAATCCGCTGAATCCCAACAGAATCTCAGCGCCCAATCCATCCGGCGCTCCATCCGATCGTCAGCGTGTCTCGCAAGACCCGGCGAGCCGGAGTCAACAAATTGACCAGATTCGGACGCAAATCAAGAATGGTCAATTCTCGGTGGACTTCGGCAGCCTGGCGAAGGCAATCATCGGAAGCGGCGCGCTGAAGGAATAA
- a CDS encoding sigma-70 family RNA polymerase sigma factor yields the protein MNQELSPEQSAYIRKLAQRYVYYRKSAAIDAQDLMSAATLRWWQFCQRNPDLQDERVIQICFYQQVKGAMRDVIRDSSPVKVTRTMQAQMKAYQRPYTVELDHVIDIQAGEEHADYELWMDVVASLKKLPEREQLILSLYFERDFSFTEIAEILEVSVSTVTRAYRKALDAIKKDLAEPNLYAKNQSR from the coding sequence GTGAATCAGGAACTGTCTCCAGAGCAATCCGCTTATATTCGGAAACTAGCGCAACGTTACGTCTATTATCGGAAGAGCGCCGCCATCGATGCACAGGATTTAATGTCGGCGGCCACCCTTCGCTGGTGGCAGTTTTGTCAGCGAAATCCCGACCTGCAGGACGAACGCGTGATCCAAATCTGTTTCTATCAGCAAGTGAAGGGTGCCATGCGGGACGTGATCAGAGACTCCTCACCGGTCAAAGTCACCAGAACGATGCAGGCTCAAATGAAAGCCTACCAAAGACCGTACACCGTTGAACTCGATCACGTCATTGATATACAAGCGGGAGAAGAACACGCGGACTACGAATTGTGGATGGACGTCGTAGCGAGTCTGAAGAAGCTGCCAGAGCGGGAGCAATTGATTCTGTCTCTGTACTTTGAAAGAGATTTCAGCTTCACCGAGATTGCAGAAATTCTGGAAGTTTCCGTATCCACCGTGACGCGCGCGTACCGAAAAGCGCTGGACGCCATTAAAAAAGACTTGGCCGAGCCAAACTTGTACGCAAAAAATCAATCGCGTTGA
- a CDS encoding flagellin N-terminal helical domain-containing protein, translating into MLSINTNSAASSILANLNNVESQMNSTYQQLSTGNKVNSAADNPASYAISQQMTSQINGLNQATQNAQNGISMIQTATGAMNQIEQVLQTMSTLATEAANSGNTFSDRANLQLEMNALAQQINSTTNQTQYNGISLLTGQFGAGNTSLTLQIGANQGQTMSFNIGATDAETLGVGSAQTTGVDMTTGYATGSVITGGSTSIATTGIASAVTASNSLLQGGMSLKLVETVTYAADGTLTGGTLQLQDADGNDIGGAVTLSASDLTSATQVTVGDSSTGATLSITLTGTNFASTGGTPGTSTQTDTLTLASPAAGSTEPQSTNGWQSATNINGINIMTQSSAQAAITAIQNAINTLSSSQAQLGAVQDRLNYTVSNLSNSSQNLQNAQSTITNTDMAAAYTQFSQQQVLEQVGISMLSQAQQQPQMILKLLQ; encoded by the coding sequence ATGTTATCTATCAACACGAATTCCGCAGCGAGCAGCATTCTGGCGAATTTAAACAACGTCGAAAGTCAAATGAATTCGACGTACCAGCAACTGTCGACGGGGAACAAGGTGAACAGTGCCGCAGACAACCCCGCCAGCTACGCGATTTCTCAACAGATGACGTCACAGATCAACGGATTGAATCAAGCCACACAGAACGCTCAGAACGGCATCAGCATGATTCAAACGGCGACTGGCGCAATGAATCAGATTGAACAGGTTCTGCAGACCATGTCGACGTTGGCCACTGAAGCCGCCAACTCTGGGAACACCTTCTCGGACCGTGCGAACCTCCAGCTGGAAATGAACGCGTTGGCGCAGCAGATCAACAGCACCACAAACCAGACGCAGTATAACGGCATCAGCCTGCTGACGGGCCAGTTTGGCGCCGGCAACACGTCGCTGACGCTGCAGATTGGTGCGAATCAGGGCCAGACCATGTCGTTCAACATTGGTGCGACAGACGCTGAAACGCTAGGTGTGGGCTCGGCACAAACCACAGGCGTGGACATGACCACTGGCTACGCGACGGGTAGCGTCATCACAGGTGGCAGCACGAGTATCGCCACCACCGGTATTGCGTCGGCTGTAACGGCCAGCAACAGCCTGCTGCAGGGCGGCATGTCGCTTAAATTGGTGGAGACGGTGACCTACGCTGCGGATGGCACGCTGACGGGCGGCACGCTGCAACTGCAGGATGCGGATGGAAATGACATTGGCGGGGCAGTTACACTTTCTGCATCCGATTTGACGAGTGCCACGCAGGTTACAGTGGGTGACAGCTCGACAGGCGCAACTCTGAGCATCACGCTCACGGGTACGAATTTCGCTTCCACCGGTGGTACACCCGGCACTTCTACACAAACGGACACACTCACGTTGGCGAGCCCAGCGGCAGGGTCAACCGAACCGCAGTCCACGAATGGTTGGCAGTCGGCGACGAACATCAACGGCATTAACATCATGACCCAAAGTTCCGCTCAGGCGGCCATCACTGCGATTCAAAACGCAATCAACACGTTGTCGAGTTCGCAGGCGCAGCTGGGTGCCGTGCAGGATCGCTTGAACTACACGGTGTCGAACCTGAGCAATTCCTCGCAGAACCTGCAAAATGCGCAGTCGACCATCACCAACACGGATATGGCCGCGGCGTACACGCAGTTCTCACAGCAACAGGTGCTCGAACAGGTGGGCATCTCCATGCTGAGTCAGGCGCAGCAGCAGCCGCAGATGATTCTGAAGCTGCTCCAGTAG
- a CDS encoding flagellin N-terminal helical domain-containing protein translates to MLSINTNSAASSILSNLNNVENQMNSTYQQLSTGNQVNSAADNPASYAISQQMTSQVNGLNQATQNAQNGISMIQTATGAMNQIEQVLQTMSTLATEASNSGNTFSDRANLQLEMNALAQQINSTTNQTQYNGISLLTGQFGAGNTSLTLQIGANQGQTMSFNIGATDSETLGVGSAQTTGVTMASGYVTGSVITGGSTSTATTGIATAVSANNSILQGGMSLTLVETATYNGSGALTGGTLQLQDADGNDIGGAVTLSAAELTSATQVTVGDSSTGATLSITLSGTNFAATGGTSGTSTQTDTLTLASPTAASTEPQSTNGWQAATNINGINILSQGSAQSAITAIQNAINTLSSSQAQLGAVQDRLNYTVSNLSNSSQNLQNAQSTITNTDMAAAYTQFSQQQVLEQVGISMLSQAQQQPQMILKLLQ, encoded by the coding sequence ATGTTATCGATCAATACGAATTCAGCAGCAAGCAGTATCCTTTCGAACCTGAACAATGTCGAAAATCAAATGAATTCGACATACCAGCAACTGTCGACAGGCAATCAGGTGAACAGCGCTGCTGACAATCCGGCAAGCTACGCGATTTCTCAGCAGATGACATCGCAAGTGAACGGATTGAACCAAGCCACTCAAAACGCGCAAAACGGCATCAGCATGATTCAAACGGCGACTGGCGCAATGAACCAGATTGAGCAGGTTCTGCAAACCATGTCCACGCTGGCAACGGAGGCGTCCAACTCGGGCAATACCTTCTCGGACCGTGCGAATCTCCAGCTGGAAATGAACGCGCTGGCGCAGCAGATCAACAGCACCACAAACCAGACGCAGTACAACGGCATCAGCCTGCTGACGGGCCAATTTGGCGCCGGCAACACGTCGCTAACGCTGCAGATTGGCGCCAACCAGGGCCAGACCATGTCGTTCAATATTGGTGCGACAGATAGTGAAACGCTGGGTGTGGGCTCGGCGCAAACCACAGGTGTGACCATGGCCTCTGGCTACGTGACGGGCAGCGTCATCACAGGTGGCAGCACGAGTACCGCCACTACCGGCATTGCGACAGCTGTATCGGCCAACAACAGCATCCTGCAGGGTGGCATGTCGCTCACGTTGGTTGAGACGGCGACTTACAATGGAAGTGGAGCACTAACGGGCGGCACGCTGCAACTGCAGGATGCGGACGGAAATGACATTGGCGGGGCAGTTACACTTTCTGCGGCCGAATTAACGAGTGCCACGCAGGTTACAGTGGGTGACAGCTCGACAGGCGCAACTCTGAGCATCACGCTCAGTGGTACGAATTTTGCTGCCACCGGTGGTACATCTGGCACTTCCACACAAACGGACACACTCACGTTGGCGAGCCCAACGGCTGCGTCAACCGAACCGCAGTCCACGAATGGTTGGCAAGCGGCAACAAACATCAACGGCATTAACATCTTATCGCAAGGTTCTGCTCAGTCAGCCATCACTGCGATTCAAAACGCAATCAACACGTTGTCGAGTTCGCAGGCGCAGCTGGGTGCCGTGCAGGATCGCTTGAACTACACGGTGTCGAACCTGAGCAATTCCTCGCAGAACCTGCAAAATGCGCAGTCGACCATCACCAACACGGATATGGCCGCGGCGTACACGCAGTTCTCACAGCAACAGGTGCTCGAACAGGTGGGCATCTCCATGCTGAGTCAGGCGCAGCAGCAGCCGCAGATGATTCTGAAGCTGCTCCAGTAG
- a CDS encoding class I SAM-dependent methyltransferase yields the protein MNQTPGNQQTAYQRIDAEYQSYLADHPDFKERWLLAQTAYTGQERRALLSVLPLQPGQRVLDVGTGFGAMAFDLAAQQAVAIDAVDLDDTTLSRAAELYRRMSERACFHPDSSIHFRQSNVYQLPAPDAHYDFVVARYVFQHLNRPVQAMKEILRVLKPGGQVCVVDIDDQLTLTYPDHPTGFSRLQEAFCKLQEHRGGDRFVGRKLASYLHEAGFVVLGTVVQPQSQFTAATPNDLGLQLTLTRFREIQPEIVALGLMSNEGFEENIRFFIDHVCQWQFHTTGQIVALGQRPDD from the coding sequence GTGAATCAGACGCCAGGCAATCAACAAACTGCGTATCAGCGGATCGACGCGGAGTACCAATCTTATTTGGCAGACCACCCCGACTTTAAGGAGCGGTGGCTCCTGGCCCAGACAGCGTATACCGGGCAGGAGCGACGAGCATTGTTGTCCGTTTTGCCGCTGCAGCCCGGCCAGCGCGTGCTCGATGTCGGCACGGGATTTGGCGCCATGGCGTTCGACCTCGCCGCACAGCAGGCGGTTGCAATCGACGCAGTCGATCTCGACGACACGACGCTGTCCCGAGCAGCAGAACTGTATCGTCGAATGTCCGAGCGAGCATGCTTTCATCCAGACAGCAGCATCCACTTCCGGCAATCGAATGTGTATCAACTGCCCGCTCCGGACGCTCACTACGACTTTGTCGTCGCACGCTACGTGTTCCAACACCTCAACCGTCCCGTTCAGGCCATGAAGGAAATCCTGCGCGTCCTGAAACCGGGGGGTCAAGTCTGTGTGGTGGACATCGACGATCAACTCACCCTCACCTATCCAGACCACCCAACCGGTTTCAGCCGATTGCAAGAGGCGTTTTGCAAATTGCAGGAACATCGGGGCGGCGACCGATTCGTCGGTCGCAAGCTGGCGAGTTATCTGCACGAAGCCGGATTTGTTGTGCTAGGAACGGTTGTCCAACCACAGTCACAGTTTACCGCGGCCACCCCAAACGACCTTGGGCTCCAACTGACACTCACGCGGTTCCGAGAAATACAACCAGAAATTGTGGCCCTTGGCCTCATGAGCAACGAGGGGTTCGAAGAAAATATACGATTCTTTATCGACCATGTGTGTCAGTGGCAGTTTCATACGACGGGTCAGATTGTGGCCCTCGGGCAGCGCCCCGACGATTGA
- the rraA gene encoding ribonuclease E activity regulator RraA, whose product MDFEAIRTADISDDHPAETQVCELQFRSFGAVPRFGGPIVTVRVYEDNVLVKQALEEAPAGSVLVVDGGGSLRCALVGGNLGNIAAERGVAGIIVNGAVRDVLELRSQQVGIFALGSNPLKSRKLGEGAMGETVRFGGVDFVPGHYVYADEDGVVVSARAVLA is encoded by the coding sequence GTGGACTTTGAAGCCATCCGGACGGCGGACATCAGCGACGACCATCCGGCAGAAACCCAGGTGTGTGAATTGCAGTTTCGTTCTTTCGGGGCAGTCCCTCGCTTTGGCGGCCCCATCGTGACGGTGCGGGTGTACGAAGATAACGTGTTGGTGAAACAGGCGCTGGAGGAAGCGCCAGCGGGCTCGGTCCTGGTGGTCGACGGCGGCGGGTCCCTGCGCTGTGCGCTCGTGGGCGGGAACCTGGGCAACATCGCTGCTGAGCGGGGCGTTGCGGGCATCATTGTCAACGGGGCGGTGCGCGACGTGCTGGAGCTGCGGTCGCAGCAGGTCGGCATCTTTGCGCTGGGGAGCAATCCGCTGAAATCCCGCAAGCTGGGTGAAGGTGCGATGGGCGAGACGGTGCGGTTTGGCGGTGTGGACTTTGTGCCCGGGCACTACGTCTATGCGGATGAGGACGGCGTCGTGGTGTCTGCGCGGGCGGTGCTTGCATGA
- a CDS encoding NUDIX hydrolase, with protein MSPSRRRDGPQSPELAQVPDVASIQAALQARKRGLLGQDLYVKTAVLVPIVRDVDGQPAVLFEKRAATLRRQAGEICFPGGHVSEEDADEAATAIRETCEELCIDKRHVSLLGPLDVLVGFGQLMVYPYAGVIDEAAQIDPNPDEVAEVFTVSLQRLLTTPPEVYEMTFQHLPGEDFPFHLIPNGRNYKWRQGVVPQLFYQFDGYVIWGLTARILTHFLDIVRAAPEFLA; from the coding sequence ATGAGCCCGTCGAGGCGGCGTGATGGACCGCAATCGCCAGAGCTTGCACAGGTTCCGGATGTGGCGTCGATTCAGGCGGCGCTCCAAGCCCGCAAGCGCGGGCTGCTTGGGCAGGACCTCTACGTGAAGACGGCTGTGCTGGTACCCATCGTTCGGGACGTTGATGGGCAGCCCGCCGTTCTTTTCGAGAAGCGGGCGGCCACCCTGCGGCGGCAGGCGGGGGAGATTTGTTTCCCCGGCGGCCACGTGTCGGAAGAGGACGCGGACGAGGCGGCGACCGCCATCCGGGAGACTTGTGAAGAACTCTGCATCGACAAAAGGCACGTATCGCTGCTCGGTCCCCTCGACGTACTGGTCGGATTCGGGCAGTTGATGGTGTACCCGTATGCCGGCGTGATCGATGAGGCGGCGCAAATCGACCCGAATCCAGATGAAGTAGCGGAGGTATTTACGGTCAGCCTGCAGCGGCTGCTCACCACCCCTCCGGAGGTCTACGAGATGACGTTTCAGCACCTCCCCGGTGAGGATTTCCCCTTTCATCTGATCCCGAACGGACGCAACTACAAGTGGCGCCAGGGCGTGGTGCCGCAGTTGTTCTACCAGTTCGATGGGTATGTGATTTGGGGCCTGACGGCCCGCATCCTCACGCATTTTCTGGACATTGTGCGCGCGGCGCCGGAATTTCTTGCATAG
- a CDS encoding DUF3892 domain-containing protein: MQQNEANGVNEDSLQAGAGPSQNRVVAVRKNGDGDIVQFKLADGRVVDYPQAIEMAKNGQIEHANAFRGRDGDFHIRSDADGDPSNNFDNLPQF, from the coding sequence ATGCAGCAGAATGAAGCAAACGGTGTGAATGAGGACAGCCTGCAGGCGGGTGCTGGGCCGAGCCAGAACCGGGTGGTTGCTGTCCGGAAAAACGGGGACGGCGACATTGTGCAGTTCAAGCTGGCAGATGGACGGGTGGTGGACTACCCGCAGGCCATTGAGATGGCGAAAAACGGCCAAATCGAGCACGCGAATGCCTTTCGCGGCCGCGACGGCGATTTTCACATTCGGTCGGATGCGGACGGCGACCCGTCCAACAACTTCGACAACCTGCCGCAGTTCTAA
- a CDS encoding sulfotransferase family protein, producing MSNQPNLFIAGAAKSGTTSLYAYLQQHPDIYMSPIKEPHYLCSHHFPETFTGPGDEDLNVVRTEAAYRQLFDGAADYPVTAEASVYYLYFPDTAEKIQAWNPEAKVILLLRNPVDRAFSAYKHTIRDGRETLSFEQALEAEPKRRAAGYQPLWWYREIGLYYQQVKRYLDVLSPERVKIFLYDDLKDTAQVVKDSLEFLGLSTDVKIDVGIRHNVSGVPKSRAAYEFFAKPNVVKEIIKPFLPKKVSRALGERAKLMTMRQDETMKPETAQALKAYYREDILHLQELIGRDLSHWLR from the coding sequence GTGTCCAATCAACCGAACCTGTTCATCGCCGGGGCTGCGAAGTCGGGGACGACGTCGCTTTATGCCTATTTGCAGCAGCACCCGGACATTTACATGAGTCCTATCAAGGAACCGCATTATTTGTGCAGCCATCACTTTCCCGAAACATTCACTGGTCCGGGCGACGAGGACCTCAACGTCGTCCGCACCGAAGCGGCGTACCGGCAGTTGTTCGACGGTGCCGCGGATTATCCAGTTACGGCGGAAGCCTCGGTATACTACTTGTACTTTCCAGATACGGCCGAGAAAATTCAGGCATGGAACCCGGAGGCCAAGGTGATTTTGCTCCTCCGAAACCCGGTCGATCGCGCCTTTTCCGCCTACAAACATACGATTCGCGACGGCCGCGAAACGCTCAGTTTCGAGCAGGCGCTGGAGGCAGAACCGAAGCGCCGGGCCGCTGGCTATCAACCGCTTTGGTGGTATCGTGAAATTGGTTTATATTATCAACAGGTGAAGCGGTATCTGGACGTGCTGTCACCGGAGCGGGTCAAAATCTTCCTCTATGATGACTTAAAGGACACGGCGCAGGTTGTGAAGGATTCGCTCGAATTTCTCGGACTTTCTACAGATGTGAAAATTGATGTCGGGATCCGTCATAACGTGTCCGGTGTCCCGAAGTCACGCGCCGCTTACGAGTTCTTTGCGAAACCGAACGTCGTGAAGGAAATCATCAAACCCTTCTTGCCAAAAAAGGTCAGCCGCGCGCTCGGTGAGCGGGCGAAACTGATGACGATGCGGCAGGACGAGACCATGAAGCCGGAGACGGCGCAAGCGCTCAAGGCGTACTATCGCGAGGACATTCTGCACTTGCAGGAACTGATTGGCCGTGATTTGTCACATTGGCTGCGGTAG
- the cysC gene encoding adenylyl-sulfate kinase codes for MSSQRIVVWNETPIQKADRRKRNGHHSFVLWLTGLSGAGKSTLANHLQAVLFEQGVQAYLLDGDNLRMGLNRDLGFSAEDRKENVRRVAEVAKLFVDAGMVVITALISPYQSDRDEARARYEEDEFVEVFVDCRLEVCQQRDPKGLYQKALRGEITNFTGVQAPYEAPAHPEIVVRTDEQSVEESVHQILSWLREKRYIGPAQ; via the coding sequence TTGTCTTCACAGCGAATCGTTGTATGGAATGAGACCCCCATTCAAAAGGCCGATCGGCGCAAGCGCAATGGGCACCACAGTTTTGTGTTGTGGCTGACGGGGCTGTCCGGTGCAGGCAAATCGACGCTGGCGAATCACTTGCAGGCGGTTTTGTTTGAGCAGGGCGTGCAGGCGTATCTGCTCGACGGCGACAACCTTCGCATGGGCCTCAATCGAGATCTCGGTTTTTCCGCCGAAGACCGCAAGGAAAACGTGCGACGCGTCGCGGAAGTGGCGAAGCTGTTTGTCGATGCGGGGATGGTGGTCATCACGGCCCTCATCTCGCCTTATCAGTCCGATCGCGACGAGGCGCGCGCCCGATACGAGGAAGACGAGTTCGTCGAGGTATTCGTGGACTGCAGGCTGGAGGTGTGTCAGCAGCGTGATCCGAAAGGGTTGTATCAGAAAGCGCTGCGCGGTGAAATCACCAACTTCACGGGCGTGCAGGCACCTTACGAAGCGCCGGCTCACCCGGAAATCGTGGTGCGTACGGACGAGCAGTCCGTGGAAGAGAGTGTCCATCAGATTCTCTCGTGGCTCCGAGAGAAAAGATATATCGGCCCGGCGCAGTGA
- a CDS encoding fumarylacetoacetate hydrolase family protein, giving the protein MKFLNIQFEGRAQAAVLVDHDAAPAVLPLSRLASSPAFAGNPLPDTVDELLTAQPEILEALRAQLSAGTAAYSHLFVPESEFSYLPCVPQPGKIICVGLNYRKHAEETRSPIPTSPIVFSKFSDTVAAHQEPIPMPRHATEIDYEGELCIVIGKEAKDVTEAQALDYVFGYCVANDISARELQRRTSQWLIGKTGEKFAPIGPYLVTADEVPNPNALAIQTRVNGETRQNSNTSDMIFSCKELISYLSQYIVLKPGDIILTGTPEGVILGYPKEQRVWLKAGDEVEITIEKLGTLKNQFVAP; this is encoded by the coding sequence TTGAAATTTCTGAATATCCAATTCGAAGGCCGAGCGCAAGCAGCTGTCCTGGTCGATCACGACGCCGCACCAGCGGTGCTGCCCCTGTCTCGGCTGGCGTCGTCACCGGCGTTCGCCGGCAATCCGCTGCCGGACACCGTCGATGAGCTGCTGACCGCACAGCCGGAGATTCTCGAGGCCTTAAGGGCCCAGCTGTCGGCAGGGACCGCAGCGTACAGTCACCTGTTCGTGCCCGAATCCGAATTTTCCTACCTGCCGTGTGTCCCGCAGCCAGGGAAAATTATCTGCGTCGGCTTGAACTACCGCAAGCACGCGGAAGAAACGCGGTCTCCCATTCCCACTTCGCCCATCGTCTTCAGCAAGTTCTCAGATACCGTTGCAGCGCACCAGGAGCCCATCCCGATGCCCCGCCACGCCACCGAAATCGACTATGAGGGTGAGTTGTGCATCGTGATCGGCAAAGAAGCAAAAGATGTAACGGAGGCACAGGCGCTTGACTATGTGTTTGGGTACTGCGTTGCAAACGATATTTCGGCGCGCGAGCTGCAGCGCCGCACCAGCCAGTGGCTGATTGGCAAGACAGGGGAAAAGTTCGCGCCCATCGGGCCGTACCTTGTGACTGCCGATGAGGTTCCCAATCCGAACGCCCTCGCCATCCAAACCCGCGTCAACGGCGAAACGCGTCAGAATTCCAATACATCGGACATGATTTTCTCGTGTAAGGAATTGATTTCCTACCTATCCCAATACATCGTCCTCAAACCCGGCGACATCATCCTCACCGGTACGCCCGAAGGCGTCATTTTGGGGTATCCGAAGGAACAGCGGGTGTGGCTGAAAGCAGGCGATGAAGTGGAGATTACGATTGAAAAGCTGGGGACGCTGAAGAACCAGTTCGTGGCACCGTAA
- a CDS encoding DUF421 domain-containing protein, giving the protein MWISYVSILFRCMLAFIVLIAISRLIGQKYLTLVGVAAAVLVSAMSVRLLAFDQGLAALIVWSGLAFLTQFLTIQSPTLRNLVNGKPTVVIEQGKVLEKNLRKAKLSALDMMSLMRAKNVFKLSDVEFGILETDGQLSVLQKAAQQPLTPTLQGIPVENEQAPQVVLVDGQVMKQALQDAGYSEGWLLEQLRKQGAKDYNDVFLAQVDSKGNVYVDLRNDTLPSAKVQERPLLLASLKKMQADLESFALQTENPSAKQMYTENAERLQQLIDQMQPYLR; this is encoded by the coding sequence GTGTGGATTTCCTATGTATCCATCCTGTTTCGATGCATGCTTGCTTTCATCGTCCTCATCGCCATCAGCCGCCTCATCGGACAAAAGTATCTGACGCTGGTCGGTGTTGCGGCCGCTGTCCTGGTGAGTGCCATGTCCGTGCGCTTGCTTGCGTTTGACCAAGGCCTTGCGGCGCTCATTGTGTGGTCCGGTCTCGCCTTCCTGACACAGTTTTTGACCATCCAATCGCCAACCCTGCGCAACCTCGTGAATGGGAAACCGACCGTCGTGATCGAACAAGGGAAAGTGCTGGAGAAGAACCTGCGCAAGGCCAAGCTGTCGGCGCTGGACATGATGTCCCTGATGCGCGCTAAAAACGTGTTCAAGCTCTCGGACGTGGAGTTCGGCATCCTGGAGACGGACGGGCAGCTCAGCGTCCTGCAAAAGGCCGCGCAGCAGCCGCTGACCCCGACGCTCCAAGGCATTCCGGTGGAAAATGAACAGGCGCCGCAAGTCGTCCTGGTCGACGGACAGGTGATGAAACAAGCCCTGCAGGACGCCGGGTATTCAGAAGGCTGGCTGCTCGAACAACTGCGAAAACAGGGCGCCAAAGACTACAATGACGTCTTTCTGGCGCAGGTAGACAGCAAGGGCAACGTCTACGTGGATTTGCGAAACGATACCCTGCCGTCCGCGAAAGTTCAGGAGCGTCCCCTGCTCCTCGCCTCCTTGAAGAAAATGCAGGCCGATTTAGAAAGCTTCGCGCTGCAGACGGAAAACCCCAGCGCCAAGCAAATGTACACCGAGAATGCGGAGCGACTGCAGCAACTCATCGACCAAATGCAGCCCTATCTGCGGTAA
- a CDS encoding DUF1657 domain-containing protein has translation MTVSSQVKQTLAGLKSAQASFEQFALQTQNKQAKQLYTDAATQTKTIVDSLEQRVTQLEKEEPQYKGF, from the coding sequence ATGACCGTATCCAGTCAAGTGAAGCAGACCCTGGCAGGTCTGAAGAGCGCGCAGGCCAGCTTTGAACAATTCGCACTGCAGACCCAGAACAAGCAGGCGAAACAGCTTTACACAGATGCTGCAACCCAAACCAAGACGATTGTCGACAGCCTGGAACAACGCGTGACCCAACTGGAAAAAGAGGAACCACAGTACAAGGGATTTTAA
- a CDS encoding class D sortase — protein sequence MATQPGGRRKWMMMAGLAACLAGVVTLARIPYFYLHSHIRGQQLLHQAQQAVAAGRQSSSSGSAAASAAKVPMTSVNLLKPAQPGEVLGTLSVPTLHLTAPMLQGTQDAQLNVGVGHLTTSVMPGQRGTAILAAHNATWFRHINNLRPGDQIVVTVPGSTYTFAVTDERVVHTGTPVYNSSTPTLVLEACYPLDALYLTPYRCLVFARLVSGGSASTTDSSSLAADSAGEYTAQIPTDLTQQGLTLATNSLPMGKLTYTGSPALTYTESNQPLSASSTLVALYLGWLHASAESSATDLSALDAAEDGAQMSVNPAYGVPLKSMQHESPFDVTLHVDGTTLTQATGQTTVKLGSRGAYRVTVVAHVDGDKLTLTRVSWTPA from the coding sequence GTGGCGACGCAGCCAGGCGGTCGGCGCAAGTGGATGATGATGGCTGGCCTCGCCGCGTGCCTGGCCGGCGTGGTGACGCTCGCCCGCATCCCGTACTTTTATCTGCATTCGCACATTCGCGGCCAACAGCTGCTGCATCAGGCGCAGCAGGCGGTGGCGGCGGGGCGGCAATCGAGCAGTTCCGGTTCCGCCGCGGCGTCTGCCGCGAAGGTGCCGATGACGTCCGTCAACCTGTTGAAGCCCGCGCAGCCAGGTGAGGTGCTGGGGACGTTGTCCGTCCCGACGCTTCACCTGACTGCGCCGATGCTTCAGGGGACGCAGGATGCCCAGCTGAACGTGGGGGTCGGACACCTGACCACGAGCGTGATGCCTGGCCAGAGAGGCACCGCGATTTTGGCCGCGCACAATGCGACGTGGTTTCGGCACATCAACAACCTTCGTCCCGGTGACCAGATTGTCGTAACGGTGCCGGGATCGACCTATACATTCGCGGTGACGGACGAGCGCGTGGTGCACACGGGCACACCGGTGTATAACTCGTCCACGCCGACCCTCGTGCTGGAGGCGTGCTATCCGCTCGACGCCCTGTACCTTACCCCGTACCGCTGTCTCGTGTTTGCCAGGCTGGTCAGCGGGGGCTCCGCGAGCACTACGGACTCGTCCTCGCTGGCGGCGGACAGTGCGGGCGAATACACCGCGCAGATCCCGACTGACCTCACGCAACAGGGCCTGACGCTGGCCACCAATTCGCTGCCGATGGGCAAACTGACGTACACCGGATCGCCCGCTTTGACCTACACAGAAAGCAATCAGCCGCTGTCGGCGTCTTCGACGCTGGTCGCGCTGTATCTCGGCTGGCTCCACGCGTCTGCGGAATCTTCCGCGACGGACTTGTCGGCACTGGATGCCGCCGAAGACGGCGCGCAAATGTCGGTCAATCCCGCCTACGGCGTGCCGCTGAAGTCGATGCAGCACGAGTCTCCGTTCGATGTGACGCTGCATGTCGACGGGACGACGCTGACGCAGGCGACCGGACAGACCACCGTCAAGCTCGGCAGCCGCGGTGCCTATCGGGTCACCGTCGTCGCGCACGTGGACGGGGACAAGCTGACGCTCACGCGCGTAAGTTGGACGCCGGCGTGA